A region of the Candidatus Paceibacterota bacterium genome:
GAGAAGAGATGATTGTGGCGCGGGATATCCTACTGGCTGAAATGACGGGAGCGCGCGTGCATTGCCAGCATGTCAGCGCGGCGGGCAGCGTGCAGTTGCTGCGCGAGGCGAAGAAGCGCGGCGTGCCGGTGTCCGGCGAAGCTTGTCCGCATCATTTTACGCTCACGGATGCGGCGGTGGCTGGCAGCGAGAAATTCTTCGCGACAGATGGCAAGGCCGTTTTTGGTTTGGATTCACGCCGCGGTCCGCTGCCGAGCTGGCCGGTGTATGACACAAACTTCAAGATGAATCCCCCGCTTGGATCGGCGCGTGATCGGGAAGCCATTCTCGAAGGGCTGACCGACGGCACCTTGGAGGCCATTGGCAGCGACCACGCGCCGCATTGCGACTACGAGAAAGACGTGGAATTCGACTACGCGCCGTTCGGCATCACCGGCCTGGAAACCGAACTGGCCCTCTCGCTGATGCAGCTTTACCACACCAATCGCCTCAGCCTGGCTGATGTGATCGCGAAGCTTACGGTCGGGCCCGCCAGGCTCCTGCGCCTGGCAAGCGGGACGCTAAGCGTCGGCGCGGTGGCCGATGTGACGGTGTTTGACCCGAACCGCGACTGGGTATTTGAGCGTGCAAACACCGCGAGCAAGGCTTCGAACAGCCCCTTCTATGGCTGGCCGCTGCGCGGCAAAGCGGTTGCCACGATTGTAGCTGGCCGGAAGCTATGGGCCGAGAACGCTACACTGGCACCGGCGTGACTGCGTGCTGATGGCTTTGGAATGAACGCTATTTTGGCTCTGGAAGACGGCTCGGTGTTTCACGGCACTGGTTTTGGCGCCCGCGCCTCGGCCTGTGGAGAGGTTTGTTTCAACACCTCCATGACCGGCTACCAGGAAATTCTAACCGATCCCTCTTACAAAGGCCAAATTGTCACGATGACCTACCCCCTCATCGGCAATTACGGCGTCAATCGGCGCGATGTGGAATCCTGGTGCTCGCATGTCGCGGGATTTGCCATTCGTGAACTCTCGCCCGTCGTCAGCAACTGGCGCGCGGAGATTTCGCTGGCGGAGTACCTTGAGCAGAACGGTATTCCAGGCATCGAAGGCTTTGACACCCGGGCGCTGACCCGGAAACTTCGTGTGCGCGGGGCGCTCAAAGGGTTCATTTCGACGGAAGGAACCAGCGCCGCGGAGGCGGTGCAACGAGCCAAGGATTGGCCAGGTTTATTGGGCGTTGACTACGTCAAGGAGGTGACCCACAAGGAGCCATTTCTCTGGGATCAGAATGAAGAGCAGAGCGCGAACTTCAAGCTGGCCCGTGGGGCTGACGCAGCTACAGCACACGAGCCCCTCCCAAAGGCGGACATGCCGATTGTGGCGTATGATTACGGCATGAAGTACAACATCCTGCGCCGGCTGCGGCAGCATGGTTTCAAGACCCAAGTGGTGCCGGCGACAGCCACGGCCGCCGAGGCGTTGCAGTTCAAGCCGGCAGGCATTTTCCTTTCCAACGGGCCGGGGGACCCGGCGGCGCTCGGATACGCTGTTCAAGCTGTCAGCGACCTAATCAAGACCGGCCTGCCGATCTTCGGGATATGCCTTGGCCACCAGATTCTGGGGCAGGCGTTCGGCGGGAAGACCTTTAAACTGAAGTTCGGCCACCGGGGCGGCAACCAACCCGTCAAGGACTTGGAATCCGGCAGGGTCGAGATTACCGCGCAGAACCACGGGTTTGCGGTGGATCCAAGGACGCTGCCGGCGGATGTGGTTGTGGATCGCATCAACCTTAACGATCAGACCGTCGAGGGCATGCGCCACAGAACTAAATCCATCTTCTGTGTGCAGTATCACCCGGAGGCGTCGCCGGGGCCGCACGACTCCACGGGCCTGTTTGCCCGGTTCCGCGCGATGATCGAGAAGCGTTGACTCAGGCATGGCGATGCTGACAAGCTGAGCACAGTGGCCCGGCTATTCTTGCATCTCACGTTTGCGTTTGACTGTGACTGGTCAGTAATGATAATCACGGCACTGAACTGAATTATGGCCAAACTTGTTGTCCTCAGCCCGGGAATGACGGGACGCAGCCAGGAGTTGAAGCTGGACAAGACCACTATCGGCCGGGTCGAGGATAACACGTTCCAGATTGCCGAGCCTTCCGTGTCCAGTCACCACTGCGAAGTGGTGTTGCGCGGCAGCGAGGTGGTGGTCCGGGACCTCAACTCCACCAACGGCACCTTCATCAACGGCGAGCGCGTGACCGAAAGCGTGCTCAAGCCCGGCCAGATTCTCCGCCTGGGCCAGATCGAAATGCGCTTTGAGACGGACGCCCCCGCGGCGCCCTCAAAGAAGCCGCTCGATCATACACTCGTCATGCAGCGCGGTGTCAGCCTCAATGAGCTGGAGCAAGGCACCCACAGCGGCGGATTTGGCACCAAGGGCGCCGGGTTCTCGAAGAAAGACGACAAGGGCAACAAGATCTTCTGGGGTGTGGTGGGCCTCGTCGGCGTTATAATCGTTGTGGTGCTCCTTTACGCCCTGACGATCGCTGGCAAGTAGATCAGGCCTCCTTCAACCAGCGGGCAACGTCCGCGGCTGCGTAGGTAATCAAGATATCCGCGCCCGCGCGGCGCATGGCCAGCAGACTCTCCAGCGTAACGGCGCGTTCGTTGATCCATCCCTTGGCGCCGGCTGCTTTTGCCATCGAATATTCGGCGCTCACCGCATAGGCGGCGGTCGGGTAGCCGAACTCGGCTTTCACGCGGTAGAGCACGTCGAGGTACGCCAGCGCCGGCTTGACCATCACAATGTCCGCGCCTTCCTGAATATCCAGCGCCACTTCGCGCAACGCTTCGGCTGCGTTGGCGGGGTCCATCTGGTAGCTGCGGCGGTCGCCGAATTTCGGCGCGGATTCGGCGGCTTCGCGAAACGGGCCGTAGAAGGCGGAGGCGAACTTGGCCGCGTAGGACATGATGGGCGTTTCCTGGAATCCGAGCCGGTCGAGTTCCGTTCGAATGGCGCGCACGCGCCCGTCCATCATGTCGCTGGGCGCCACCATATCCGCGCCGGCCTGCACGTGGCTGGCGGCAGTGCGGGCGAGCAGCTTCAACGTGGGGTCGTTTAGGATGCGGGGCCCGGACTTGTTGCTCTGGACGACGCCGCAATGACCGTGCTCCATGTATTCGCACAGGCAAACGTCGGTGATGACCAGCAAGTCGGGCAGTTCCTTCTTGAGCAGCCGCACGGCCTGCTGCACCACGCCGTCGGCCGCATAGGCGCCGGAAGCCTTTTCGTCTTTCCGGTTAGGAATGCCGAACAGCAACACCGCCGGGACGCCACATTCGTGCGCCCTGGCGGCTTCGCGCACCAACTCATCCGGCGACAACTGAAACACCCCCGGCATTGCGGCAATGGGCCGTCGCAGCTTGCGTCCACTGCGGACGAACAACGGCAGGACTAATTGCCCGGCGTGCAGTCGCGTTTCCCTCACCAACTGTCGCAACAGGGGTGATTGGCGCAATCGCCGGGACCGGTAGGCCGGAAACTCTCCCACAGGATACAAACGCATAGCGGCATTCTACGTCCGCTCGCGGAACTTCAAAAGTCAAATTGCGGAGGTTGAATGACATCGCTTGCTGGTCCGGCGCAAATGAACGGAGCTTTGCCCGGCAATTGGCAGCCCAAGAGCCGCAGGCCTGGACCGGCCGGCTTTCAGCTTTGGGGGGACACCCAGGCAACCTTCGGCGCCAGGGCCGATGCCCGAACTGTCTCAATATCGGGCACAGGCGGGGGAAGATTGTCCTGAGGTACTGGTCTAACAGGCTCCGCCGGCACCGCCTCACCGAGGCCCAAGCGCGTTGCGAATTGCCGCCCTTACGGTGCTTGCAGCGTGGCTCCGGTCCCCTGGTTGGGCTTCACGTGGTTGATCTTCACCTGGAGCGGAATGGCCGGCTGGGCTTGCTTGTTGAACGAGATGCTCAGTTTGCGCCGGCGCGAGTGGTCGTGCCCCTCGCGCGCGCGAATCTGTGTCAGGACCGCGCCGGGAATTCGCGGCGGCGGCCGCCGGTTGGAGATTTGGGCAAAGCCGCGCATCTCCAGCAACAATTTGAGCATTTGTACTTTGTCGGCCATACACCTTATCCGGAGGACCTGCCCGCAGTTCACGTGCCAGAAGGCTGTGCTCCACGCATTGGAGCCGGGCGCCAGGGGTTGGAAATGCCGCTTGGCAGGCACGCCGGGTTTTGCTTAGCTCACGGCGCCCAATGATAAGATCGCGGTTCATGCTCGCCCTCTCCCTGTGCGTCCTGGCGCTCCCGGGGGCGCTTCCCGCGCAGCAGCAGCCCGCTTGGGAAATGGAAGCGCTGACCGATCAGGGCTGGGCCGAGTTTGATTTTCAGACTGGTCTGGGCCTCGGCACCAACGGCGTGCTGGTGCGATTCGGCACTGCCTTCCTGACCGCCGACCAGGTCAGTGTCAACCAGCAGTCGGGCCTGGTGGCGGCCGATGGCCAGGTCCGCATCCAAAGCGAGAACCAAGTCTGGGCCGGCGAGCATATCCGCTATAACTTCAAGACCCGCCAACTCGAGGCGGAGCAATTTCGCACCGGCAAACCGCCGGTATTCGCCTCGGGCGAGGGCCTGCACGGCGACCTGACCAACCGCGTCTATATCGCCACCAACGGCGTCGTGACCACCGACGATGTGGCCGAACCCACGGTCAAGGTTCGCGCCAAGCACCTCAAGATTATCCCCGGCGACCGAGTCGTGGCCCGCCACGCGACGCTTTATGTGGCGGGGGTTCCCTCGTTCTACTTCCCTTATTACTCGCGCAAGCTGGCGCCGCGTTCCAACAACTTCCGCTTTGTGCCCGGGTATCGCAGCAGTTTTGGGCCATACCTGCTCAGCAGCTACGACTACTTTTACAATGACGTGCTGGATGGCACCATCCACGCCGATTATCGCGAGCGGCGCGGTTTCGGGGTCGGGCCGGACCTCAATTATCACTTTGGCCGCTGGGGCGATGGGTCATTGCGGTATTACTACCTGCACGACCAGGATCCCGACGCGGATGACACGTATGGCGGGATTCCGGACAACCGGCAGCGCGTTTACTTCACCTATCAAGCCAATCCCGCAACCAATTTTACCGTCAAGGGCGTTGTCCGTTACCAGGGCGACACCAATATTGTCCGCGAGTTCTTCGAGGGAGAATACCGCCAGAACCCGCAGCCCAGCACATACGTGGAAATCAACAAGTTCTGGCAGAATTTCAGCCTCGACACCTATGTCCAGCCCCGGGTCAACGACTTCCTCGAAACCGTGGAACGTTTGCCGGACGTCCGGTTGACCGGCTACCGCCAGCAGTTGGGGGCCCTGCCCGTGTATTACGAAAGCGAGAGTTCCGCCGGCTATTACCGCCGCCTGTTCGCGGAAACCAATTCGAGCTTCTCGACGCCTGATTTCTATGCGGCCCGAGCGGACACCTACCATCAACTGCTGCTGCCGCAAACCTTGTTCGGCTGGCTCAACGTCACCCCGCGGGTCGGGGGCCGCCTCACTTACTATAGTTCGGCCTCGGGCACCGGCGCCACCACCGGCGAACGGACCCGCGGTGTCTTTAACACCGGCGCCGAGCTGTCCTTCAAGGCCTCGCGGCTCTGGCCGGAGGCCCATAGCGACCTCTTTGAACTCAATGGCCTCCGCCACATCGTCCAGCCTTCTGTCAACTACGTCTATGTGCCCCGGCCCAACTACCGGGGCGTTCAAGACCTGCCGCAGTTTGACTATGAACTGCCGAGCCTGCGCCTCCTGCCGATTGATTTCCCCGACTACAACTCCATTGACTCCATTGACAGCCAGAACGTGATGCGCTTCGGGCTGCACAACAAGCTCCAGACCAAGCGCCACGGGAAGGTTGTCAACCTCCTGACCTCCGACCTCTATACCGACTGGCGACTGAAACCCAACTCCCAGCAAACCACTTTCGCCGATTTTTACTCCGACCTCAGCTTCAAACCGCGCTCCTGGCTGAGTCTCAACTCGGAAACTCGCTACAGCATCCAGGGCGGCTACTGGCGGTTTTCCCACACCACCCTTAACCTGCACCCCCACAAGTCGTGGAGCTGGACGCTGGGCCAGCTCTATCTTCGCGACGATTTCAGCACCGAGCCCACCGCCTTTGGCACCGGCAACAACCTCTTCACCAGCTCGCTGCTGATCCGTTTCAACGAGAACTGGGGGCTGCGCACCGCACACTGGTTTGAAGCCCGGACCGGAACGTTGCAGGAACAGAGCTATTCCATCTTCCGCGATCTTCGAAGCTGGACCGCGGCCCTCAGTTTCATCCTGCGCGACGATCCCAACCACCCGCAGGATTTCACCGTCGCCTTCACATTCTGGCTCAAGGCGTTTCCGCGGTTGGGTCGCGGCCCCGAGGCTGGCTACCACGCCTCCCTGGCCGACAGCCTGGATCCCTGATCCTGCCATCCATCTCCCCACCGGATGGTTGACAACGCTGAGGGGGGCGTACCCTGGCGTTGGCCTGCAACAGGCCGGAGGATGGCTTGTCAATGCGGTTAGGCTACGGTGTGGTTCCCATGGGGGCCGACCCCCATGGGAACCACACCGTAGCACCACCATGCCGTCACCGTATTCTAAAGCCAAAGGTGCCGGGGTCAGCAGGGACTGGAGGAGGTTGGCAGGCAGTATAACTGTCCTAAAAATGGACAGTGCTCGGTTTGGAAGTCGGGGGTGCCAATTCGGTCATGGTTGACCGGATGAGGGGGTTATATGCCACATCCAAGTGCAAATGGCGCTGATGGGTTGCGAGGTCTGTGGAATTTGCGTCCGCCGGGCATTATGCCCGGCTCCACGGCAGGCAGGATGCCTGCCGCTTCCGCGCTGAGTGGTTTCCGGAATGTGGGTGTGGGCTGGCAGGACAACGCGCGCATCGGGAGTGCGGCAGGCTCCTGCCCTGCTTGCTTTCCCTCGCGAGGCCCTCGTCACTGCTGAGGGGCTGGCGTCAGCAACTGCAGCCGCAGCTTCCGTGGTTGCAGCCGCCTTCGCCCAACTCGTCTTCAGAGGGCAGGCGGCCCAGTTCGAGGGTCTTGCTGACGTATTGGTGGATGGCATGTTTCACCTGGTGCAGTTCCTGTTGGGCATCGAGGAACTCGCGGGCCACCGGGTTGTTCAGCACCGCTTCGCGATGCTGCTCGAAGTCCGAGATTTCCTCATCCGTCAGCGGCATGGACTTCTGTTGCTTTTGCTGCAGTGCCTGGCCTTTGGATACGAGATTGTCGTACTGGGCCCGGGTCGTTTCATCCGCCATGAACCTGTCAATGTGCTGTCGGAGGGTCTTCAGCTTCGGCTCCTCCAGGATGGCCTGGCAGAGCTCACGGGTTTTCCGGTCAATCGGAGTTTCTTCAATCGTCAATGCCATATCAAAAATGCGGTTCGCCTGACTGCTCGTTGACACGGGCGCTTGGCCATTGGGCGTGTCAGCCCTTCAATACAACACATCACCACGCGAAAAGCAAATGTTCGCCGGCTGCAACTGTGTCCGCAGGGGCCCACACCGCCCGCCGCGCCTTGCTTTTGCAGCTCAACTTGGAATTGAGGGAAGCTTTCGCAGGGACATGCGCATTCCTCTCCGGCGCAAGGCGCGCGCTTGTTAGGCGACGCCGGGTTGTCTAGGTTCTCGGGGTGCACTTGATCCGCAAATCACCTCGCGGCGCCCGGCTTGTGGTCGGGCTGATGTCCGGCACCTCGGCGGATGGCATTGACGCGGTGGCGGCGGAGATACAGGGGGACGGACGCCGGTTGCGCGCGCGGGTGCTGGCGCACACGCATCAGTCTTTTCCGCCGATGTTGCGGCGGCACATCCTGCATGTGTGTCTGCATGGGACAGTAGCCGAAATCTGCGAGCTGAATTTCCTGCTGGGCGAGCAATTTGCGCGGGCGGCCCTGGCGGTCATCCACCGGGCAGGGCTGAAGCCGGGGGACATTGCGGCCATCGGCTCGCACGGGCAGACGATTCATCATCTGCCGAACGCGCAAACGCCTTCGACTTTGCAAATCGGCGAAGCGGCGGTCATCGCGGAGCGGACGGGGATCTCCACGATTTGCGATTTTCGCGTGCGCGACATGGCGGCCGGGGGGCAAGGCGCGCCGCTGGTGCCTTATGCCGATTGGGCGCTGTTCACCGACGCCAGGAGGCCGCGCATCGTGCAGAACATCGGCGGCATCGGCAACCTGACCTTTCTGCCGCCGCGCGCCGAGCTGGACGACGTGGTCGCGTTCGATACCGGTCCGGGCAACATGGTGATGGATGCGCTGGCAACGACGCTGACTCGCGGCCGGGAAACGTTTGACCGCAACGGGCAGCGGGCAGCACGAGGGCGCGTGGCGGGAAGGCTCCTGGCGGAGATGCTGGCGCATCCGTTCCTGCGGCGGCCCCCGCCCAAGACGACCGGCCGCGAGGAGTTCGGCGAGCCGTTCATGCGCCAGGTGCTCTCGTTCGCGCGGCGGCTGCGGGTGCGCCCCGAGGATTTGATTGCCACGGCGACCGCTTTCACCGCAGCCAGCATTGCCGACGCCTACCAGCGCTTCGTGTTCCCGAGGCTCAAGGCGGGCGACCTGGCCCGCCTGCAAGTCATTTTGGGCGGCGGCGGAGCGGAGAACCCGGTGCTGCGCCGCATGCTGGCGGCGCGGCTTGGCGTGGGCGAGTTATTGACGCACGAGGATTTCGGCATCGCCAACGCCGCCAAAGAAGCGCTGGCCTTTGCCCTTCTGGCGCACGAGACTTTGCGGGGCAAGCCGGGCAATGTGCCGAGGGCGACCGGGGCGCGTCGGGCGGCAGTCCTGGGCAAGATCGTGCCGGGTACAAACTAAGGAAACAGAGCTTATGGCCATACTGGATATCAAACCGGACGGTTCGTGCAAATACGACCTCGTCGCGCTGGGCGAAATCATGCTGCGGTTCGACCCCGGCGAGGGGCGCGTGCGCACGGCGCGCGCGTTCAAGGTCTGGGAGGGCGGCGGCGAATACAATGTCGCGCGCGGCTTGCGGCGATGTTTCGGGCTCAAGACCGCCGTCTGCACGGCCTTTGCGGACAATGATGTGGGCCGGTTGCTGGAGGATTTCATCCTCCAGGGCGGCGTAGGGACCGAGTTCATCAAGTGGGCGCCTTTCGACGGCGTGGGGCGCACTGTGCGCAACGGTCTGAACTTCACCGAGCGCGGTTTCGGTGTGCGAGGCGCAGCAGGCACCTCGGATCGCGGCCACAGCGCGGCCAGCCAATTGAAGCCAGGCGAATTCGACTGGAACCACATCTTTGGCCAGTGCGGCGCGCGCTGGTTGCACACCGGGGGGATCTTCGCGGGGCTGAGCGAAACGACGCAGCAGTTGGTGATCGAAGCCGTGCAAGCCGCCAGGAAGCATGGCGTCATCGTCTCCTACGACTTGAACTACCGTCCGTCGCTCTGGAAAAGCATCGGCGGCGCGCGGCGCGCCCAGGAGGTCAACCGGGAGATTGCCAGGCACGTGGACGTGATGATTGGCAACGAAGAAGACTTCACGGCCTGCCTCGGCTTCGAGGTGGAAGGCGCGGACGAGCACCTCTCACGGATTGAGACGGCAGCGTTCAAGCAGATGATTGGGGACGTGGTGAAGGCCTACCCGAACCTCAGAGTGGTGGCCACCACGCTGCGGGCGGTCAAAACGGCGACGCGCAACGACTGGGGGGCGATCTGCTGGGCGGGCGGGGAGTTTCACGAGGCGCCGAATCGCCAGGACCTGGAAATCCTGGACCGTGTGGGCGGCGGCGACAGCTTCGCCAGCGGGCTGATTTATGGCTTGCTCAAGTTTAACGATTCCCAGCAGGCCGTGGATTATGGCGCCGCGCACGGTGCGCTCGCCATGACTACCCCCGGCGACACGTCCATGGCTTCGCTCAAAGAAGTGGAAGCGCTGGTGAAAGGCGGCAGCGCACGCGTGCGGAGGTGAGGGCTTGCGGAACCGCGCCGCGAGGGGTAGGGTGTCTCCAAGCGACAGACGGTTTCCCCGGTGCTGGCAAGGCACGAGGCGATTGACGGAGCTGTCCCTTGGAAATGCGTCCGGCAGGCAGCAATCGTAACGCAGGGGCAACTGATTTATTGAACGA
Encoded here:
- a CDS encoding dihydroorotase, with protein sequence MNSLLLTSGRVIDPANHLDARADLLICQGKIAAVGPDAAAKAPADVERMDVKGLVVCPGLIDLHVHLREPGQVAKETIATGTAAAARGGFTSVVCMPNTSPAIDNAGTVALIHERAREQGVVNVCVAGAITKSLAGEELAPIGSLKRAGVVAITDDGHCVQNNELMRRALEYAKMFDLPVMDHCQDYSLVTEGVMREGYWSTVLGLRGWPAAGEEMIVARDILLAEMTGARVHCQHVSAAGSVQLLREAKKRGVPVSGEACPHHFTLTDAAVAGSEKFFATDGKAVFGLDSRRGPLPSWPVYDTNFKMNPPLGSARDREAILEGLTDGTLEAIGSDHAPHCDYEKDVEFDYAPFGITGLETELALSLMQLYHTNRLSLADVIAKLTVGPARLLRLASGTLSVGAVADVTVFDPNRDWVFERANTASKASNSPFYGWPLRGKAVATIVAGRKLWAENATLAPA
- the carA gene encoding glutamine-hydrolyzing carbamoyl-phosphate synthase small subunit, with translation MNAILALEDGSVFHGTGFGARASACGEVCFNTSMTGYQEILTDPSYKGQIVTMTYPLIGNYGVNRRDVESWCSHVAGFAIRELSPVVSNWRAEISLAEYLEQNGIPGIEGFDTRALTRKLRVRGALKGFISTEGTSAAEAVQRAKDWPGLLGVDYVKEVTHKEPFLWDQNEEQSANFKLARGADAATAHEPLPKADMPIVAYDYGMKYNILRRLRQHGFKTQVVPATATAAEALQFKPAGIFLSNGPGDPAALGYAVQAVSDLIKTGLPIFGICLGHQILGQAFGGKTFKLKFGHRGGNQPVKDLESGRVEITAQNHGFAVDPRTLPADVVVDRINLNDQTVEGMRHRTKSIFCVQYHPEASPGPHDSTGLFARFRAMIEKR
- a CDS encoding FHA domain-containing protein — its product is MAKLVVLSPGMTGRSQELKLDKTTIGRVEDNTFQIAEPSVSSHHCEVVLRGSEVVVRDLNSTNGTFINGERVTESVLKPGQILRLGQIEMRFETDAPAAPSKKPLDHTLVMQRGVSLNELEQGTHSGGFGTKGAGFSKKDDKGNKIFWGVVGLVGVIIVVVLLYALTIAGK
- the hemB gene encoding porphobilinogen synthase, producing MRLYPVGEFPAYRSRRLRQSPLLRQLVRETRLHAGQLVLPLFVRSGRKLRRPIAAMPGVFQLSPDELVREAARAHECGVPAVLLFGIPNRKDEKASGAYAADGVVQQAVRLLKKELPDLLVITDVCLCEYMEHGHCGVVQSNKSGPRILNDPTLKLLARTAASHVQAGADMVAPSDMMDGRVRAIRTELDRLGFQETPIMSYAAKFASAFYGPFREAAESAPKFGDRRSYQMDPANAAEALREVALDIQEGADIVMVKPALAYLDVLYRVKAEFGYPTAAYAVSAEYSMAKAAGAKGWINERAVTLESLLAMRRAGADILITYAAADVARWLKEA
- a CDS encoding YlbF family regulator, producing the protein MALTIEETPIDRKTRELCQAILEEPKLKTLRQHIDRFMADETTRAQYDNLVSKGQALQQKQQKSMPLTDEEISDFEQHREAVLNNPVAREFLDAQQELHQVKHAIHQYVSKTLELGRLPSEDELGEGGCNHGSCGCSC
- a CDS encoding anhydro-N-acetylmuramic acid kinase, with amino-acid sequence MRKSPRGARLVVGLMSGTSADGIDAVAAEIQGDGRRLRARVLAHTHQSFPPMLRRHILHVCLHGTVAEICELNFLLGEQFARAALAVIHRAGLKPGDIAAIGSHGQTIHHLPNAQTPSTLQIGEAAVIAERTGISTICDFRVRDMAAGGQGAPLVPYADWALFTDARRPRIVQNIGGIGNLTFLPPRAELDDVVAFDTGPGNMVMDALATTLTRGRETFDRNGQRAARGRVAGRLLAEMLAHPFLRRPPPKTTGREEFGEPFMRQVLSFARRLRVRPEDLIATATAFTAASIADAYQRFVFPRLKAGDLARLQVILGGGGAENPVLRRMLAARLGVGELLTHEDFGIANAAKEALAFALLAHETLRGKPGNVPRATGARRAAVLGKIVPGTN
- a CDS encoding sugar kinase, with the translated sequence MAILDIKPDGSCKYDLVALGEIMLRFDPGEGRVRTARAFKVWEGGGEYNVARGLRRCFGLKTAVCTAFADNDVGRLLEDFILQGGVGTEFIKWAPFDGVGRTVRNGLNFTERGFGVRGAAGTSDRGHSAASQLKPGEFDWNHIFGQCGARWLHTGGIFAGLSETTQQLVIEAVQAARKHGVIVSYDLNYRPSLWKSIGGARRAQEVNREIARHVDVMIGNEEDFTACLGFEVEGADEHLSRIETAAFKQMIGDVVKAYPNLRVVATTLRAVKTATRNDWGAICWAGGEFHEAPNRQDLEILDRVGGGDSFASGLIYGLLKFNDSQQAVDYGAAHGALAMTTPGDTSMASLKEVEALVKGGSARVRR